In Candidatus Devosia phytovorans, the DNA window CCGTGGCGTTGCATGGCAGCAACGAAACCATTGCGACGGTCCGCACCGCGAGAATCCCGGCTGGTGTCACCACCGATGAAAGCAATTCGGGACTTGTTCAGCGCCACGAGATGATCGACCAGCATGCCCGCAGCATCGGCATTGGAAAAGCCGACCACGTGGCCTACTGGATTGTTCGGCAGGTCCCATATTTCGACAACCGGGATGCCCGCGCCCTCCAACAGCCGGCGGCAACGCGGCGTGTGATGGCCGCCGGTGACGACGATGGCTTCGGGGCGACGCCGCAGGAGCTGCTCGACCAGTGCCTCCTCTTCGTCAAGATCGTAGTCGGTATAGCCGAGCAATGGCTGCAGGCCATGCGCCTTCAGGCCTTCCGACAGACCACGTACTGTATCGGCAAAATTGGCATTGTTGATCGAGGGGATGGTGACGGCGACGAAGCCGGTGCGCTGCTGGCGCAAGTTGGCGGCAGTCGCATCGAAGACATAGCCCAATTCCTCGACGGCCTGCAGGATGGCTTCCCGGGTCTGGGCATTGATGGAGGTGCCATCGCGCAAAGCACGGCTGACGGTCATGGGCGAAA includes these proteins:
- a CDS encoding LacI family DNA-binding transcriptional regulator, with product MMPPRRPPTMQDIARRVGVSPMTVSRALRDGTSINAQTREAILQAVEELGYVFDATAANLRQQRTGFVAVTIPSINNANFADTVRGLSEGLKAHGLQPLLGYTDYDLDEEEALVEQLLRRRPEAIVVTGGHHTPRCRRLLEGAGIPVVEIWDLPNNPVGHVVGFSNADAAGMLVDHLVALNKSRIAFIGGDTSRDSRGADRRNGFVAAMQRHGLDATRLVAAGTPPISMREGASAMQSLLDAAPDTEAVVAVSDLVAFGALTECQRLGIDVPGQIALAGFGNYEISSICVPALTTIDPYPLEIGSSAARAVVRAISSESVTPPSVSIIAPEILLRQSSRLLAG